The Stenotrophomonas rhizophila genome has a window encoding:
- a CDS encoding zeta toxin family protein encodes MAGQPGAGKGGLSEVAKGELFHDAAVIDPDALRRFHPDVVEFRRQNPVIWSGRTHIDASAWADEILDVASAARKNLILDKTLGNGERAVELIRGLQQKGYSVEVRVVAAHKLESELGVDGRFTQNVDRLGHGRHVPESAREEIYNNIPRSLRTVQEATDVPIIIYSREGQRLFDSQTDNRPAGTALEEERSKRLRDPAVTQYLRASWGKQVEWHEGLPVRAHAIPGMDPDTHARLLQEQASQGLVDGARLQAHVGATVDEVFRPGAVPALVIREPRAPNVLRTGVGVGATVVGLAASAYDAHETGERVGALLQQQNLPAAQSELTHFAARGIGGWAGGTLAAGIVGTSGAGPVALVAADAYLFSKAFEKAATLRDSHAIYQQKDKAGTEWEYNGYSWVREVALDRTQDGIDNPIKQDVSANYEKARELNALASARAVELELGRVPAPQDPFNIPARADDQYGLDNPNWRRDAQSEQWVRQVKTGVTGANDRGTYAQQIASPERAEALDREAMARVESNIANGKEAVAAAYLESHAALRSADFVEVPPAVEYARAKADSVFASDGHLYRLNDDGQWMHGGSAAQGNLALELNLTRQIRQPSLEQFNARLAEASARPAPSNAEVDRSELLHRYQNYNVRVPEEWVPAIELATQRTREANGLTGRTLQELQRDGNSPYSAESAVAHYQAGPDGVAHRVAMTSAEDIRQAHRDLQERQEKPTLQDTPELRIDALSADERDAYQQALREANRQGASTDEPHSWLHWRRCGRMAGTSLKRAYRSCLRTSQALPMSHLPRSHPLIWLQQR; translated from the coding sequence TTGGCCGGCCAACCCGGTGCCGGTAAAGGCGGGTTGAGCGAAGTGGCGAAGGGTGAGCTGTTTCACGATGCCGCCGTGATCGATCCGGATGCGCTTCGCAGATTCCATCCAGACGTCGTTGAATTCCGTAGACAAAACCCTGTTATCTGGTCGGGCCGCACGCATATTGATGCGAGTGCTTGGGCCGATGAGATTCTTGATGTTGCCTCTGCAGCCAGAAAGAACCTAATTCTGGACAAGACCCTTGGGAATGGTGAGCGAGCGGTAGAGCTGATCCGGGGTCTGCAGCAGAAGGGCTACTCCGTTGAGGTTCGCGTAGTTGCGGCGCACAAACTTGAAAGCGAGCTCGGGGTGGACGGCCGTTTCACCCAAAACGTCGATAGGCTTGGTCATGGTCGCCATGTACCCGAGAGTGCCCGCGAGGAAATCTACAACAACATCCCACGCAGCCTTCGTACCGTGCAGGAAGCGACGGACGTTCCCATCATCATCTACAGTCGGGAGGGGCAACGGCTGTTCGATAGTCAAACGGACAATCGCCCGGCGGGCACCGCACTTGAAGAGGAACGCAGCAAGCGGCTTCGAGACCCAGCTGTAACGCAGTACCTGAGGGCCTCTTGGGGCAAGCAGGTGGAGTGGCACGAAGGATTGCCTGTACGCGCCCACGCCATCCCCGGGATGGATCCCGACACTCATGCCAGATTGCTCCAGGAGCAGGCGTCGCAAGGGCTGGTCGATGGCGCGAGGCTTCAAGCTCACGTTGGTGCGACGGTTGACGAGGTGTTTCGTCCTGGTGCTGTGCCGGCGTTGGTCATTCGGGAGCCCCGTGCCCCCAACGTTCTTAGAACTGGCGTTGGCGTGGGAGCAACCGTTGTTGGGTTGGCAGCAAGTGCCTATGACGCCCATGAAACCGGGGAGCGCGTCGGCGCCCTGCTGCAACAGCAGAATCTGCCAGCGGCGCAATCCGAGCTTACCCACTTTGCTGCACGCGGGATCGGCGGCTGGGCTGGTGGGACGTTGGCGGCTGGCATTGTGGGGACCAGCGGTGCAGGACCGGTGGCGCTGGTCGCTGCAGATGCCTACCTTTTCTCCAAGGCATTCGAGAAGGCGGCCACCCTGCGGGACAGCCATGCCATCTATCAACAGAAGGACAAGGCAGGCACGGAGTGGGAGTACAACGGGTACAGTTGGGTGCGGGAAGTTGCGCTTGACCGTACGCAGGATGGAATAGATAACCCCATCAAGCAGGACGTGAGTGCCAACTACGAGAAGGCACGCGAGCTTAATGCGCTGGCAAGCGCCAGAGCCGTGGAACTTGAGCTGGGAAGAGTGCCGGCGCCGCAGGACCCATTCAACATTCCTGCTCGAGCCGATGATCAATACGGACTCGACAACCCCAATTGGCGGCGTGATGCACAGTCCGAGCAGTGGGTGCGACAGGTCAAGACCGGTGTAACCGGCGCCAATGACCGTGGAACCTACGCCCAACAGATTGCCAGCCCGGAGCGCGCTGAAGCGCTGGACCGGGAAGCCATGGCGCGCGTCGAGAGTAACATCGCCAATGGGAAGGAAGCTGTTGCGGCTGCATACCTTGAGAGCCATGCCGCGCTTCGATCTGCCGACTTTGTAGAGGTCCCGCCAGCGGTGGAGTACGCAAGGGCAAAGGCCGACTCCGTGTTCGCGTCAGACGGTCACCTGTACCGATTGAACGACGACGGGCAGTGGATGCATGGGGGTAGTGCGGCCCAAGGCAACCTTGCGCTCGAGTTGAACCTCACGAGACAGATCCGTCAGCCATCGCTTGAGCAGTTCAACGCGCGACTTGCTGAGGCAAGTGCGCGTCCAGCGCCCTCGAACGCCGAGGTTGACCGAAGCGAATTGCTCCATCGGTATCAGAATTACAACGTGCGAGTACCCGAAGAGTGGGTTCCGGCCATCGAGCTTGCGACACAGCGTACTCGCGAGGCCAATGGTCTCACGGGCCGCACGCTCCAGGAACTCCAGCGCGATGGAAATTCGCCGTACAGTGCTGAAAGCGCTGTCGCCCACTACCAAGCCGGTCCGGACGGTGTGGCGCACCGTGTTGCCATGACCAGCGCGGAGGATATCCGCCAAGCGCACCGTGATCTCCAGGAGAGGCAGGAAAAGCCTACGCTCCAGGACACGCCAGAGCTGCGCATCGACGCGCTATCGGCGGACGAGCGTGACGCATATCAGCAGGCGCTGCGGGAGGCCAACCGGCAAGGGGCCTCCACCGATGAGCCCCACAGCTGGCTGCATTGGCGGCGATGCGGGCGGATGGCAGGGACGTCGCTGAAGCGCGCGTACCGGAGCTGCTTGAGAACGAGCCAAGCACTACCAATGAGCCACCTCCCTCGCAGCCATCCCCTCATCTGGCTGCAGCAGCGATAG
- a CDS encoding XVIPCD domain-containing protein, with the protein MPEPEPVARPPVEVPDLAATVAEAKAEQQVTPEAVPETVIRVDASQPEIGEQAETSELPSMEDAASTQHPLRDEVSLDDPVTEAPPRDVVEQVVVAEQPDAVLLKEPANDVIANQAVPEQQPEPEPEPAMERVAQPADEQEPWTPPNPEHPDHALYQQIREGVAKLDEAHGRSYDQTSERLTGSLMVLAKSNGLDSVDHVVLSQPTESQPGGQNVFVVQGVLDNPGHQRAGMPTAQAVKTPFEESLEQFDVAAFEQEQRAAQLATQQQEEDQRVQQEMQVAAASMGY; encoded by the coding sequence GTGCCTGAGCCCGAACCTGTCGCACGGCCACCGGTGGAAGTCCCTGACCTCGCTGCGACGGTCGCAGAAGCGAAGGCAGAGCAGCAGGTAACCCCCGAAGCGGTGCCGGAGACTGTTATCCGCGTGGATGCCAGCCAGCCTGAGATCGGGGAGCAGGCTGAGACGTCCGAGCTCCCGAGCATGGAGGATGCAGCGTCAACACAGCACCCACTGAGGGATGAAGTTTCGCTCGACGATCCTGTTACAGAGGCGCCGCCGAGAGACGTGGTTGAGCAGGTGGTGGTGGCCGAGCAACCGGATGCCGTTCTGTTGAAAGAACCCGCGAACGACGTCATCGCGAATCAGGCTGTGCCGGAGCAACAGCCGGAGCCAGAACCAGAGCCTGCCATGGAGCGGGTGGCGCAGCCCGCTGATGAGCAGGAACCTTGGACACCCCCCAACCCCGAGCACCCCGACCACGCCCTCTACCAGCAGATCCGCGAGGGCGTAGCGAAGCTGGACGAGGCCCACGGCCGCAGCTACGACCAGACCAGCGAGCGCCTCACCGGCAGCCTGATGGTGCTGGCCAAGAGCAACGGCCTGGACAGCGTGGACCACGTGGTGCTCAGCCAACCCACGGAAAGCCAACCCGGCGGCCAGAACGTCTTCGTGGTCCAGGGCGTGCTGGACAACCCCGGCCACCAACGCGCCGGCATGCCAACGGCGCAGGCAGTGAAGACCCCGTTCGAAGAGTCTCTTGAGCAGTTTGACGTTGCGGCGTTCGAGCAGGAACAGCGCGCCGCGCAACTGGCAACGCAGCAGCAGGAAGAAGATCAGCGCGTGCAGCAGGAGATGCAGGTTGCGGCGGCAAGCATGGGCTACTGA